A genomic region of Anaerolineales bacterium contains the following coding sequences:
- a CDS encoding NAD(P)-dependent oxidoreductase, with protein sequence MSRHIVVTGGAGYIGSLLVGELLQRGEQVTVMDKLLFGGDSLVAYLAHPNFKFIKADVGDAQNFRQLLRTGAQPDAIVHLAGIVGFPACQAVGKSVAWHYNVDTTQRVFEQAAEMGAKRFIFSSTYSNYGQSKDGELVTEQSPLHPQSLYAETKIAAEEYLLAQKESACTPVIFRFATLFGISPRTRFDLIVNQFVLEAFTKRELLIYQRGYSRSFVHVRDIVAGILLGLDAPEDQVRGEIFNLGDESGNYRKDEIVGLIIKRLPEIIVNYKDLTFGGDMRDISVSFEKVRRVLGFRTRFTVDDGIRELLRALQEGLIRDPHNPRFRNAQFIVQ encoded by the coding sequence GTGAGCCGCCATATCGTTGTAACAGGTGGGGCGGGCTACATCGGCTCGCTGCTGGTGGGCGAATTGCTGCAGCGCGGCGAGCAGGTCACCGTGATGGATAAGCTGCTGTTTGGCGGCGATTCGCTGGTGGCATACCTGGCCCATCCCAATTTCAAATTTATCAAGGCGGATGTGGGCGATGCGCAGAACTTTCGCCAGTTGCTGCGCACCGGCGCCCAGCCGGATGCCATCGTGCACCTGGCGGGCATCGTCGGCTTTCCGGCGTGCCAGGCGGTGGGCAAATCCGTGGCCTGGCACTACAACGTAGACACCACCCAGCGCGTCTTTGAACAGGCGGCCGAGATGGGCGCCAAGCGCTTTATCTTCTCTTCCACCTATAGCAATTATGGCCAATCGAAAGACGGCGAGTTGGTGACCGAGCAATCGCCACTGCACCCGCAGTCTTTGTATGCCGAAACCAAGATTGCCGCTGAGGAATACTTGCTGGCGCAAAAAGAGTCCGCCTGTACGCCGGTGATCTTCCGCTTTGCGACCTTGTTTGGCATTTCGCCACGCACGCGTTTTGATTTGATCGTCAACCAGTTTGTGCTCGAGGCGTTCACCAAGCGCGAGCTGCTGATCTACCAGCGCGGCTACTCGCGCTCGTTTGTGCATGTGCGCGATATCGTGGCGGGCATTTTGCTCGGGCTGGATGCGCCCGAGGATCAGGTGCGCGGCGAGATCTTTAACCTGGGCGACGAGTCGGGCAATTACCGCAAAGACGAAATTGTGGGGTTGATCATCAAACGCCTGCCCGAGATCATAGTGAATTACAAAGACCTGACCTTTGGCGGAGACATGCGTGACATCAGTGTCTCTTTTGAAAAAGTACGCCGCGTGCTGGGCTTCCGAACGCGGTTTACGGTGGATGATGGCATCCGCGAGTTGCTGCGCGCCTTGCAGGAAGGCTTGATCCGCGATCCGCACAACCCACGCTTTCGCAACGCGCAGTTCATTGTGCAGTAA
- a CDS encoding ABC transporter ATP-binding protein, with the protein MSYAIRVEGLGKQYRLGGSQQAYSTLGERLGAAVTWPVRLLKGELRERAEKVWALRDVTFDVKQGQVLGVVGRNGAGKSTLLKILSRVTDPTTGYAEINGRVGSLLEVGTGFHPELSGRENIFLNGAVLGMQRREIAKKFDEIVEFAGVDKFIDTAVKHYSSGMYLRLAFSVAAHLEPEILVVDEVLAVGDAEFQRKCLGKMSDVAAAGRTVLFVSHNMSAILRLTEECIVMERGQLAFRAPTREAVDYYMSSSFQKNGERTWAADEVPADAAPFAPVALRVKDPSGSVVETAQSRQPLEIEFEYTLAHPIQGLRVGIYLQSMRGEVILTSFDTDDPAAFEKHGTREAGRYVSRAILPADFLNEGQYLLGVNASAFRVRRYFWDERALAFTVDAMGAPGMHWPEPRQGFVRPQLDWTIERVGAAN; encoded by the coding sequence ATGAGCTACGCCATACGCGTTGAAGGGTTAGGCAAGCAATACCGCCTGGGTGGCAGCCAGCAGGCCTATAGCACCCTGGGCGAACGCCTGGGCGCGGCGGTCACTTGGCCGGTGCGCCTGCTCAAGGGCGAGCTGCGTGAGCGCGCTGAGAAGGTGTGGGCGCTGCGCGATGTCACCTTTGACGTCAAGCAGGGCCAGGTGCTGGGCGTGGTGGGGCGCAACGGTGCCGGCAAGAGTACGCTGCTCAAGATTCTTTCGCGTGTCACTGACCCCACCACCGGCTATGCTGAAATTAACGGCCGTGTCGGTTCATTACTCGAAGTCGGCACCGGCTTCCACCCCGAGCTGAGCGGGCGCGAGAACATTTTCCTCAATGGCGCCGTGCTCGGTATGCAGCGCCGCGAGATTGCCAAGAAATTTGACGAGATTGTTGAATTTGCTGGCGTGGATAAATTTATTGACACGGCCGTCAAGCACTACTCTAGCGGCATGTACTTGCGTCTAGCCTTCTCTGTGGCGGCGCACTTGGAGCCCGAGATCCTGGTGGTGGACGAAGTATTGGCCGTAGGTGATGCCGAGTTCCAACGCAAGTGCCTGGGCAAGATGAGCGATGTGGCTGCTGCCGGCCGCACCGTGCTGTTCGTCAGCCACAACATGTCCGCCATTCTGCGCCTGACTGAAGAATGCATTGTGATGGAGCGCGGCCAGTTGGCTTTCCGTGCGCCGACGCGTGAGGCGGTGGACTATTACATGTCCTCCAGCTTCCAAAAGAACGGCGAGCGCACATGGGCTGCTGATGAAGTACCGGCCGATGCCGCACCCTTTGCACCGGTGGCGCTGCGCGTCAAAGACCCCAGCGGCAGCGTGGTGGAGACGGCCCAGTCTCGCCAGCCGCTGGAAATTGAATTCGAATACACACTGGCCCATCCCATTCAGGGCCTGCGCGTGGGCATTTACTTGCAGAGTATGCGCGGTGAGGTCATTCTCACCTCGTTTGATACCGATGACCCGGCTGCGTTTGAAAAACATGGCACGCGTGAGGCTGGCCGCTACGTCAGCCGCGCCATCCTGCCCGCTGATTTCTTGAATGAAGGCCAATACCTACTGGGCGTGAACGCCAGCGCCTTCCGCGTGCGTCGTTATTTCTGGGACGAGCGCGCCCTGGCCTTCACTGTAGACGCCATGGGCGCTCCCGGTATGCACTGGCCCGAACCGCGTCAGGGCTTTGTGCGCCCGCAGTTGGACTGGACGATTGAGCGCGTGGGGGCCGCCAACTAG
- a CDS encoding ABC transporter permease yields the protein MSSVVTKSAPSTKVLIRPQRGMVGLNFRELWSFRELIVFLTWRDILVRYKQTLLGGAWAILQPLLQMLLLNLLFGEVAGLPTGGVPRPLFTFAALLPWNLFSNAVSDASRSLVANRNMITKVYFPRIIVPLANVLSGVLDFAVAFLILAGMMIYYKFAPANLLLLPVYVLITLLTALGVGLWLAALNVHYRDVKYIIPFLTQFWMLASPIAYEASSIFERLPEQWQWLYALNPLVGVVEGFRQALLGVPVYSENMLWVSLASASVMLVSGLMYFRSMERTFADVV from the coding sequence ATGAGCAGCGTCGTAACCAAAAGCGCGCCGAGCACCAAGGTGCTCATCCGCCCACAACGCGGCATGGTGGGGCTGAACTTCCGCGAGCTGTGGAGCTTCCGTGAGCTGATCGTCTTCCTCACCTGGCGAGACATCCTTGTGCGCTACAAGCAGACCCTGCTGGGCGGCGCCTGGGCCATCTTGCAGCCCCTGCTGCAGATGCTGCTGCTCAACCTGCTCTTCGGCGAGGTGGCTGGCCTGCCCACCGGCGGTGTGCCGCGCCCGCTGTTCACTTTTGCGGCGCTGCTGCCCTGGAACCTTTTCTCCAATGCGGTCAGCGATGCCAGCCGTTCGCTGGTGGCCAACCGCAACATGATCACCAAGGTCTACTTTCCGCGCATCATCGTGCCGCTGGCCAACGTGCTCAGCGGTGTGCTCGATTTCGCCGTGGCCTTCCTGATCCTGGCCGGCATGATGATCTATTACAAGTTTGCACCGGCCAACTTGCTTCTGCTGCCGGTGTATGTGCTGATTACGCTGCTGACCGCGCTGGGCGTAGGCCTGTGGCTGGCGGCGTTGAATGTGCACTATCGTGATGTCAAATACATCATCCCTTTCTTGACGCAATTCTGGATGTTGGCCAGCCCTATCGCTTACGAAGCCTCCAGCATTTTTGAGCGCCTGCCCGAACAGTGGCAGTGGCTGTATGCGCTCAACCCGCTCGTGGGCGTGGTGGAAGGTTTCCGCCAGGCGCTGTTGGGTGTGCCTGTGTATTCCGAGAACATGCTGTGGGTCTCGCTGGCCTCTGCCTCCGTCATGCTGGTGAGCGGCCTGATGTATTTCCGCAGCATGGAACGCACCTTTGCGGATGTGGTCTAG
- a CDS encoding GDP-L-fucose synthase produces the protein MTETNFWAGKRVTVTGGGGFLGSFVVETLRQRGATDIFIPRSKDYDLVQPEQITRLLQDAKPDVLIHIAALAGGIGLNREKPADLFYKNIMMGIPLMHQAWEQGVDKFVALGTVCAYPKFAHTPFREDELWDGYPEETNAPYGLAKKMLLVQAQAYRQQHDFNAIYLLPVNLYGPKDNFDPASSHVIPALIRKFVEAKENGDTQVELWGDGSPTREFLYVEDAAEGIVLAAERYDGDEPVNLGSGYEISIKNLAELISRLVGFEGELVWNEAYPNGQPRRLLDVSRAEELFGFRARVNFEEGLRKTIDWYLQHRAELIK, from the coding sequence ATGACTGAAACGAACTTTTGGGCTGGCAAACGGGTAACCGTCACCGGTGGCGGCGGCTTCCTCGGTTCCTTTGTGGTGGAGACGTTGCGCCAACGCGGCGCTACCGATATTTTTATCCCGCGCAGCAAAGACTATGACCTGGTACAGCCGGAGCAGATCACGCGCTTGCTGCAGGATGCCAAGCCGGATGTGCTCATTCACATCGCCGCATTGGCCGGCGGTATTGGTCTCAACCGTGAGAAGCCGGCTGACCTGTTTTACAAGAACATCATGATGGGCATCCCCCTCATGCACCAGGCCTGGGAGCAGGGCGTGGATAAGTTTGTGGCGCTGGGTACGGTATGCGCCTATCCCAAGTTTGCCCATACGCCCTTCCGCGAGGATGAGCTGTGGGATGGCTATCCTGAGGAGACCAATGCGCCCTATGGCTTGGCCAAGAAGATGCTGCTGGTGCAGGCGCAGGCCTACCGCCAACAACATGATTTCAATGCCATCTATTTGCTGCCAGTGAACCTATATGGCCCTAAGGACAATTTTGACCCGGCGTCCTCGCACGTCATCCCCGCCCTCATCCGCAAATTTGTGGAGGCCAAGGAGAATGGCGATACGCAGGTGGAGCTGTGGGGCGATGGCTCGCCCACGCGCGAATTCCTCTATGTTGAAGATGCCGCCGAAGGCATTGTGCTGGCCGCCGAGCGCTACGATGGCGATGAGCCGGTCAACCTGGGCTCTGGTTACGAGATCAGCATCAAGAATCTGGCTGAGCTCATTAGCCGCCTGGTCGGGTTCGAGGGCGAGCTGGTATGGAACGAGGCCTATCCCAACGGCCAGCCGCGCCGCCTGCTGGATGTCAGCCGCGCCGAGGAGCTGTTTGGCTTCCGGGCGCGTGTGAACTTTGAAGAAGGGTTGCGCAAGACGATTGACTGGTACTTGCAGCATCGTGCTGAGCTGATTAAATGA
- a CDS encoding winged helix-turn-helix transcriptional regulator, translated as MEQQADPARDLLLLEHIETDPDVTQASLAGQLGVAVGTVNWHLKRLISKGYVKVTRAQRRKLRYIITPQGLSLRARLTVDYVEQSMALYRRTRDRVQSLLAEARAAGVKAVALEVAPGSPSDILDICKLTCMEQGMPVESERPVAAILRVSGHKVHLIMDQESRA; from the coding sequence ATGGAACAACAAGCCGATCCCGCACGGGATCTCCTCCTGCTCGAGCACATCGAAACTGATCCGGATGTCACCCAGGCGTCTCTGGCCGGTCAGTTGGGCGTGGCCGTGGGCACGGTCAACTGGCACCTCAAGCGCCTGATCTCCAAAGGCTACGTCAAGGTCACGCGTGCCCAGCGCCGTAAGCTGCGCTACATCATCACGCCGCAAGGCCTCAGCCTGCGCGCCCGCCTGACGGTGGATTATGTAGAGCAATCCATGGCGCTGTATCGCCGCACGCGTGACCGCGTGCAAAGCCTGCTGGCTGAGGCGCGTGCCGCCGGCGTGAAAGCCGTGGCGCTGGAAGTGGCGCCGGGCAGCCCCAGTGATATTTTGGATATCTGTAAATTGACCTGTATGGAGCAGGGCATGCCGGTTGAGTCAGAGCGCCCGGTGGCTGCCATCTTACGCGTCAGCGGGCATAAGGTGCATCTGATCATGGACCAGGAGTCGCGCGCGTGA